The Argopecten irradians isolate NY chromosome 4, Ai_NY, whole genome shotgun sequence genome has a window encoding:
- the LOC138321919 gene encoding outer dynein arm-docking complex subunit 3-like, with translation MPVTSTMQRPMTEQIEELKAKIALLEGDRKAYYETSQYAMKKNRENILTLRNENKAVRKKLSDSLSQDYHVIDKAFGDRPVEKAAMKNKTGRQAITIMDHKVCDTVKRLNSLRHQTASKQKRLEMLQTKYEQMVQDSSEAVATDKGESADAQTMRYLENSYDKTSLKIDEAMHLKRIYEDIKKKLEVEAEKFPCILDAMEAEIRSTRSELKELKAMHDDAQISKEAAQAELAKNEKVVYTERKQREIELQKMKKEAEDKKIQHERIERRIAQRGSIQADDINPQEKQALQGEEQQQKITSYEEAFRQIKDATGVSDTMDVVHRFEGQGATTKHLEDLKNHNEKSITRLREDKEKLQQEFEEMKYSGDAKLSSGQRMLEEFQTQLQKEEERQEETEDTLHRNSTIMVSVKAGVEHLTDKLHHLKANKGHVPTAQIAPTSDEYVLDQLSLCEEKLLKLLEELDGKEINEITKQMEEEEFHASMEGKLPQYNTRVKLPQKERDMGYDDEDDSGDDDGDVPNRNAIKKQSQFIVDSKTKRRTTKKKKKMK, from the exons ATGCCCGTCACATCGACGATGCAGCGTCCTATGACGGAACAAATAGAGGAACTGAAGGCAAAGATCGCCCTCCTTG AGGGTGATCGAAAGGCCTACTATGAAACCTCTCAGTATGCAATGAAAAAGAACAGAGAGAACATTTTAACTCTTCGTAATGAAAACAAGGCTGTCAGGAAGAAGCTGAGCGACTCTTTGTCG CAAGACTATCATGTCATTGACAAAGCGTTTGGAGATCGTCCCGTAGAAAAAGCTGCCATGAAGAATAAGACAGGAAGA CAAGCCATCACAATAATGGACCACAAAGTATGTGACACTGTAAAGCGTCTCAACAGCCTGAGACATCAAACAGCTTCCAAACAAAAGAGATTAGAGATGTTGCAGACAAAATATGAACAGATGGTACAGGACAGTTCTGAGGCTGTGGCTACCGACAAAGGAGAATCTGCTGATGCTCAG accATGCGATACTTGGAGAACAGCTATGATAAGACGAGCCTAAAAATTGATGAAGCAATGCATCTGAAACGAATTTATGAGGATATTAAGAAGAAACTCGAAGTA GAAGCAGAGAAATTTCCCTGTATTCTTGACGCCATGGAAGCAGAGATCCGCAGCACACGAAGTGAGCTCAAGGAACTCAAAGCCATGCATGATGATGCCCAGATTTCAAAAGAGGCTGCTCAAGCAGAATTGGCCAAGAACGAGAAGGTGGTGTACACCGAGAGGAAACAGCGAGAGATAGAATTACAAAAAATGAAGAAGGAAGCAGAGGATAAGAAGATTCAACATGAGAGGATTGAGCGAAGAATT GCCCAGAGGGGGTCCATTCAGGCTGATGACATCAACCCACAAGAGAAGCAGGCCTTACAGGGAGAAGAACAGCAACAGAAAATCACATCATATGAGGAAGCCTTCCGACAAATTAAGGATGCCACTGGTGTATCTGACACAATG GATGTTGTACATCGGTTTGAGGGCCAGGGAGCTACGACTAAACACTTAGAAGATCTAAAGAATCACAATGAAAAATCCATTACAAGATTACGAGAAGACAAAGAAAAACTCCAACAAGAGTTTGAGGAGATGAAATACTCTGGAGATGCCAAATTATCCAG CGGACAGAGGATGTTAGAGGAGTTTCAGACTCAGCTACAGAAGGAGGAGGAACGACAGGAGGAAACCGAGGACACACTACATAGAAACAGCACTATCATGGTGTCTGTGAAGGCGGGTGTGGAgcatcttactgacaaactaCACCATCTTAAAGCA AACAAAGGACACGTACCGACAGCCCAGATAGCGCCTACATCAGATGAGTACGTACTAGACCAGTTATCTCTCTGTGAGGAGAAACTCCTGAAACTACTCGAGGAACTGGACGGCAAGGAGATCAATGAAATTACCAAACAAATGGAGGAAGAAGAA TTCCATGCCAGTATGGAAGGAAAACTGCCACAATACAACACAAGGGTTAAGCTACCCCAGAAGGAGAGAGATATGGGATACGACG ATGAAGATGACAGTGGCGATGACGATGGAGACGTTCCGAATCGAAACGCAATTAAGAAACAATCACAATTTATCGTTGATTCCAAGACGAAACGACGCACCAccaagaagaagaagaagatgaAGTAA